In Monomorium pharaonis isolate MP-MQ-018 chromosome 3, ASM1337386v2, whole genome shotgun sequence, a genomic segment contains:
- the LOC105835806 gene encoding disintegrin and metalloproteinase domain-containing protein unc-71 isoform X8: MFSLHCGLFLLVICRGFLNSFADTTSKREADYTLDDSFWKEEETPAGEVERLLQEYRQNQELIRNIGGHYYQIIYPVQLRHHEKMGISTREVGVPKFPQRGYGDGGYQNPRGRMRTGRHFHRTSLLIKAFNHKFRLDLELNTQLLAPNLIQKDFLAGDAEQMSKQEIEHCYYHGTVRDYPGASAAFHTCNGVSGVIHLGNETFVIHPFYGGDLSQKHPHIIFEARTKVNKGCANSGNLEWRVKNRRQKHIFGLSETTSDRYKRDVRDATKYIETAIIIDKAMFDKRNGSTRAEVVHDAIQVANIADLYFRTLNTRVSVVYIETWKGSNQVQIDNGIDIDQALLSFNDYTMRRMYQVAQDTTQLLTGETFSGGESGVAVPETVCSQRSVGISVDLNTYEPHLLAGTMAHMIGHNIGMSHDDGRNDCNCRDWHGCIMAQSIVGLENVQPYKFSECSKTDYIEALKSGHGICLFNKPNELEIRRSCGNRVIDDGEQCDCGSIEECKEYDPCCDPITCKLTSEAECATGPCCSDCKLRARGVVCRESTNECDLPEVCSGDTGQCPPDVYKKNGNPCSNNAGHCFNGVCPALDLQCEQVWGYGGIAADQECFEQFNSKGSINGHCGTDSSGHFVKCESENVRCGSLQCQQGSKQPIIDGMKDLHTRTIISIKNQEYECKATNGRVEGSDIPGMGLVRDGTSCGDNLICVNQTCTSLFPHIDQEKCPSNHDDKECSGNGVCTNVNKCYCFPGWSGPDCSIEQPIPTIAPTTSTTTEAQKSNSTSIQEKKETPYENYHGSNTVFLVGMLMSVVGGVFVVFALMALCYRSVVVHKNFSLCLRRKSTVQKYDPPYSKKPQQKSYSGVSGNHHAETAALDTVNKILTFGSMPQYREHKPQPKRLGVEEEDGGTGAEEVVSFIDLPPNNLTKLPEKGILKKHGGYGIVMPDSCNKTRLGGSTIEHVERTLNQLNGYHEDILEVLKNAASRRELVGTPSGSSNLLDEDALRKSLAECGYPDMYRKDTDGQDNGIDNGQEEEEDDVELQPPCGTIRIRNLEDLIRQLEHSSIRASARPYLTGQMSPSGSEEIRTSETEPDRHYRIDSSVCSESSQGSRRCSRGRDEDASRFVYGRYRQPTSRSPYGNHQHTHQHSHQMHPEDEGIYETADPDRGSNTRGETPDCESDAFIQAQQQVARWTSEDGGGGGGVQHRPPQQPPPPPAMPVQQQAQQQQQQQQLQQQHQLPVEQLPIKQRGYYPSPPQTENNLDAGSNAEVESAQSQQQQTLSEVRGIDVNHMPNINKRPLDDNFSLDCNIMNNDSPKELITNNTSDNENTALLPPHFPEYKH; encoded by the exons AAGCAGATTACACCTTAGATGATTCCTTTTGGAAGGAAGAAGAAACTCCCGCTG GTGAGGTCGAACGACTACTACAGGAATATCGACAAAACCAAGAGCTAATACGAAATATCGGTGGTCATTACTATCAGATCATCTATCCGGTACAGCTACGGCATCACGAGAAAATGGGAATATCCACAAGAGAAGTTGGCGTACCGAAG ttTCCTCAGAGAGGTTACGGAGATGGTGGATATCAGAATCCTAGAGGCAGAATGAGA ACGGGGAGACATTTTCACCGGACGTCTCTTTTGATCAAGGCCTTTAATCACAAATTTCGTCTAGACTTAGAGTTAAATAC GCAACTATTAGCTCCAAATCTTATACAGAAAGACTTTTTAGCCGGCGATGCCGAACAAATGTCTAAGCAG GAGATAGAACATTGTTATTATCACGGCACTGTGAGAGATTATCCAGGAGCTAGCGCTGCTTTTCACACGTGTAACGGTGTCAGCGGTGTCATTCACTTAGGCAACGAGACTTTCGTCATTCATCCATTCTACGGCGGTGACTTATCG CAGAAACATCCTCACATTATATTTGAAGCTCGAACAAAAGTTAACAAAGGCTGCGCTAACTCGGGAAATCTTGAGTGGCGTGTAAAGAACCGCCGACAGAAGCACATCTTCGGGCTATCAGAGACCACTTCCGATCGATACAAAAGAGACGTCCGTGACGCAACCAAATACATCGAAACTGCCATCATTATCGATAAGGCTATG TTTGACAAAAGAAACGGTAGTACCAGAGCTGAGGTTGTTCACGATGCCATCCAAGTTGCTAATATCGCAGATTTG TATTTCCGTACATTAAACACTAGAGTCTCCGTCGTATACATCGAAACTTGGAAGGGCAGCAACCAAGTGCAAATCGATAACGGCATCGACATCGATCAAGCCTTGTTAAGCTTTAACGATTATACGATGCGGAGAATGTATCAAGTTGCTCAGGATACCACCCAATTGCTCAC GGGTGAGACTTTCTCAGGTGGAGAATCAGGGGTAGCTGTACCCGAGACCGTGTGCAGCCAAAGATCCGTAGGAATCAGCGTCGATCTAAACACTTATGAGCCTCATCTTTTAGCTGGTACCATGGCTCATATGATTGGTCACAATATCGGAATGAGTCACGACGATGGAA gaAACGATTGCAATTGTCGGGATTGGCACGGATGCATCATGGCTCAATCCATCGTCGGCCTAGAAAACGTTCAGCCATACAAGTTTTCGGAATGTAGTAAAACCGACTATATTGAAGCTTTGAAGAGTGGCCACGGCATCTGCCTTTTTAACAAACCGAACGAG CTGGAGATTAGGAGATCGTGCGGAAACAGGGTAATTGACGACGGAGAACAATGCGACTGTGGATCGATCGAGGAATGCAAGGAGTACGATCCTTGTTGCGATCCCATCACCTGCAAGCTGACGTCAGAGGCCGAATGCGCGACCGGTCCTTGTTGCAGCGATTGCAAG CTCCGCGCTCGCGGTGTCGTCTGCCGCGAATCGACGAATGAGTGCGATTTACCCGAAGTGTGCTCCGGCGACACCGGCCAATGCCCACCGgatgtatataaaaagaatggCAACCCGTGCTCGAATAACGCTGGACATTGTTTCAACGGAGTTTGTCCGGCTCTGGATCTACAGTGCGAACAAGTGTGGGGTTACGGCGGAATCGCCGCCGATCAAGAATGTTTCGAGCAATTTAATTCTAAGGGATCCATCAACGGTCATTGCGGTACCGATAGCAGCGGTCATTTTGTCAAATGCGAATCTGA GAATGTTCGTTGTGGATCCCTTCAGTGCCAACAAGGAAGCAAACAACCGATAATCGATGGAATGAAGGATTTACATACTAGAACTATAATTTCTATCAAGAATCAAGAATATGAATGCAA AGCCACGAATGGAAGAGTAGAAGGATCCGATATACCTGGGATGGGATTGGTTCGTGATGGCACATCCTGTGGTGATAACTTG ATTTGTGTGAATCAAACTTGTACGAGTTTGTTTCCACACATCGATCAAGAAAAATGTCCCAGTAATCATGATGACAAAGAATGTTCGGGAAATGgc GTATGTACAAACGTTAACAAATGTTATTGCTTTCCTGGTTGGAGTGGACCGGATTGTTCCATAGAGCAACCTATCCCAACGATAGCACCAACGACATCAACAACAACTGAAGCGCAGAAATCTAATTCTACTTCAATtcaggaaaagaaagagaccCCCTATG AGAACTACCACGGCTCTAACACTGTATTTTTAGTTGGTATGCTCATGTCGGTGGTAGGGGGTGTTTTCGTAGTATTTGCTCTGATGGCTCTCTGCTACAGGTCAGTCGTAGTACATAAAAACTTCTCCCTCTGTCTCAG AAGGAAGAGCACCGTCCAGAAGTATGACCCGCCATACTCAAAGAAGCCGCAACAGAAGAGCTACAGTGGTGTTTCCGGTAACCATCATGCGGAAACTGCGGCATTGGACACGGTCAACAAGATCCTCACTTTCGGCAGTATGCCTCAGTACAG GGAGCATAAACCGCAGCCGAAGAGGCTCGGCGTGGAGGAAGAAGATGGAGGTACGGGAGCAGAGGAGGTTGTCTCTTTCATTGATCTCCCACCAAACAATCTCACAAAGTTGCCTGAGAAGggaattttaaagaaacacGGTGGTTACGGTATTGTAATGCCTGATAGTTGTAACAAAACAA GACTAGGCGGAAGCACGATCGAGCATGTGGAAAGAACCTTGAATCAGTTGAATGGCTATCACGAAGACATACTTGAGGTGCTGAAGAACGCAGCGAGTCGTCGCGAACTCGTCGGTACTCCGTCGGGCAGTAGTAATCTCCTCGACGAGGATGCGCTACGCAAGTCGCTGGCCGAGTGCGGTTATCCTGACATGTACCGCAAGGACACTGATGGCCAGGACAATGGCATCGACAACGGacaggaggaagaggaagacgACGTGGAGCTGCAGCCGCCGTGCGGCACCATTCGTATACGCAACCTCGAGGACCTTATTCGTCAACTCGAGCATTCGTCAATTCGAGCAAGCGCGAG ACCCTATTTAACCGGCCAGATGAGTCCGAGCGGGTCCGAAGAGATTCGAACATCTGAGACTGAACCGGATCGACACTACAGAATCGATTCATCTGTTTGTAGCGAATCATCACAAGG AAGCAGAAGATGTAGCCGCGGCCGCGACGAGGACGCTAGTAGATTCGTCTACGGTAGATACCGTCAGCCGACGTCCCGAAGTCCTTATGGCAATCATCAACACACCCATCAACATTCCCATCAAATGCACCCCGAGGACGAGGGTATCTATGAAACTGCCGATCCTGACAGAGGCTCAAATACTAGGGGTGAAACACCCGATTGTGAAAG TGATGCATTTATTCAAGCTCAACAACAAGTAGCCCGGTGGACTAGTGAGgatggaggaggaggaggaggagtaCAGCACCGGCCGCCGCAGcagccaccaccgccgcctgCGATGCCGGTGCAGCAACAggcgcagcagcagcagcaacagcagcagctgCAACAGCAACACCAACTGCCGGTGGAACAACTGCCAATCAAGCAGCGCGGCTATTATCCATCCCCCCCACAAACCGAAAACAACCTCGACGCCGGCAGCAACGCCGAAGTCGAATCTGCTCAATCCCAACAACAGCAAACGCTAAGCGAAGTTCGTGGAATCGATGTTAATCACATGCCTAATATTAACAAACGCCCACTAGACGATAACTTTAGTCTAGATTGTAACATAATGAATAATGATTCCCctaaagaattaattaccAATAATACTAGTGATAACGAAAATACTGCCCTACTGCCCCCCCATTTTCCTGAGTACAAgcattga
- the LOC105835806 gene encoding disintegrin and metalloproteinase domain-containing protein unc-71 isoform X10, translating into MFSLHCGLFLLVICRGFLNSFADTTSKREADYTLDDSFWKEEETPAGEVERLLQEYRQNQELIRNIGGHYYQIIYPVQLRHHEKMGISTREVGVPKFPQRGYGDGGYQNPRGRMRTGRHFHRTSLLIKAFNHKFRLDLELNTQLLAPNLIQKDFLAGDAEQMSKQEIEHCYYHGTVRDYPGASAAFHTCNGVSGVIHLGNETFVIHPFYGGDLSQKHPHIIFEARTKVNKGCANSGNLEWRVKNRRQKHIFGLSETTSDRYKRDVRDATKYIETAIIIDKAMFDKRNGSTRAEVVHDAIQVANIADLYFRTLNTRVSVVYIETWKGSNQVQIDNGIDIDQALLSFNDYTMRRMYQVAQDTTQLLTGETFSGGESGVAVPETVCSQRSVGISVDLNTYEPHLLAGTMAHMIGHNIGMSHDDGRNDCNCRDWHGCIMAQSIVGLENVQPYKFSECSKTDYIEALKSGHGICLFNKPNELEIRRSCGNRVIDDGEQCDCGSIEECKEYDPCCDPITCKLTSEAECATGPCCSDCKLRARGVVCRESTNECDLPEVCSGDTGQCPPDVYKKNGNPCSNNAGHCFNGVCPALDLQCEQVWGYGGIAADQECFEQFNSKGSINGHCGTDSSGHFVKCESENVRCGSLQCQQGSKQPIIDGMKDLHTRTIISIKNQEYECKATNGRVEGSDIPGMGLVRDGTSCGDNLICVNQTCTSLFPHIDQEKCPSNHDDKECSGNGVCTNVNKCYCFPGWSGPDCSIEQPIPTIAPTTSTTTEAQKSNSTSIQEKKETPYENYHGSNTVFLVGMLMSVVGGVFVVFALMALCYRSVVVHKNFSLCLRRKSTVQKYDPPYSKKPQQKSYSGVSGNHHAETAALDTVNKILTFGSMPQYSRGETQRVLFRHPNNVIAADGPRVKEHKPQPKRLGVEEEDGGLGGSTIEHVERTLNQLNGYHEDILEVLKNAASRRELVGTPSGSSNLLDEDALRKSLAECGYPDMYRKDTDGQDNGIDNGQEEEEDDVELQPPCGTIRIRNLEDLIRQLEHSSIRASARPYLTGQMSPSGSEEIRTSETEPDRHYRIDSSVCSESSQGSRRCSRGRDEDASRFVYGRYRQPTSRSPYGNHQHTHQHSHQMHPEDEGIYETADPDRGSNTRGETPDCESDAFIQAQQQVARWTSEDGGGGGGVQHRPPQQPPPPPAMPVQQQAQQQQQQQQLQQQHQLPVEQLPIKQRGYYPSPPQTENNLDAGSNAEVESAQSQQQQTLSEVRGIDVNHMPNINKRPLDDNFSLDCNIMNNDSPKELITNNTSDNENTALLPPHFPEYKH; encoded by the exons AAGCAGATTACACCTTAGATGATTCCTTTTGGAAGGAAGAAGAAACTCCCGCTG GTGAGGTCGAACGACTACTACAGGAATATCGACAAAACCAAGAGCTAATACGAAATATCGGTGGTCATTACTATCAGATCATCTATCCGGTACAGCTACGGCATCACGAGAAAATGGGAATATCCACAAGAGAAGTTGGCGTACCGAAG ttTCCTCAGAGAGGTTACGGAGATGGTGGATATCAGAATCCTAGAGGCAGAATGAGA ACGGGGAGACATTTTCACCGGACGTCTCTTTTGATCAAGGCCTTTAATCACAAATTTCGTCTAGACTTAGAGTTAAATAC GCAACTATTAGCTCCAAATCTTATACAGAAAGACTTTTTAGCCGGCGATGCCGAACAAATGTCTAAGCAG GAGATAGAACATTGTTATTATCACGGCACTGTGAGAGATTATCCAGGAGCTAGCGCTGCTTTTCACACGTGTAACGGTGTCAGCGGTGTCATTCACTTAGGCAACGAGACTTTCGTCATTCATCCATTCTACGGCGGTGACTTATCG CAGAAACATCCTCACATTATATTTGAAGCTCGAACAAAAGTTAACAAAGGCTGCGCTAACTCGGGAAATCTTGAGTGGCGTGTAAAGAACCGCCGACAGAAGCACATCTTCGGGCTATCAGAGACCACTTCCGATCGATACAAAAGAGACGTCCGTGACGCAACCAAATACATCGAAACTGCCATCATTATCGATAAGGCTATG TTTGACAAAAGAAACGGTAGTACCAGAGCTGAGGTTGTTCACGATGCCATCCAAGTTGCTAATATCGCAGATTTG TATTTCCGTACATTAAACACTAGAGTCTCCGTCGTATACATCGAAACTTGGAAGGGCAGCAACCAAGTGCAAATCGATAACGGCATCGACATCGATCAAGCCTTGTTAAGCTTTAACGATTATACGATGCGGAGAATGTATCAAGTTGCTCAGGATACCACCCAATTGCTCAC GGGTGAGACTTTCTCAGGTGGAGAATCAGGGGTAGCTGTACCCGAGACCGTGTGCAGCCAAAGATCCGTAGGAATCAGCGTCGATCTAAACACTTATGAGCCTCATCTTTTAGCTGGTACCATGGCTCATATGATTGGTCACAATATCGGAATGAGTCACGACGATGGAA gaAACGATTGCAATTGTCGGGATTGGCACGGATGCATCATGGCTCAATCCATCGTCGGCCTAGAAAACGTTCAGCCATACAAGTTTTCGGAATGTAGTAAAACCGACTATATTGAAGCTTTGAAGAGTGGCCACGGCATCTGCCTTTTTAACAAACCGAACGAG CTGGAGATTAGGAGATCGTGCGGAAACAGGGTAATTGACGACGGAGAACAATGCGACTGTGGATCGATCGAGGAATGCAAGGAGTACGATCCTTGTTGCGATCCCATCACCTGCAAGCTGACGTCAGAGGCCGAATGCGCGACCGGTCCTTGTTGCAGCGATTGCAAG CTCCGCGCTCGCGGTGTCGTCTGCCGCGAATCGACGAATGAGTGCGATTTACCCGAAGTGTGCTCCGGCGACACCGGCCAATGCCCACCGgatgtatataaaaagaatggCAACCCGTGCTCGAATAACGCTGGACATTGTTTCAACGGAGTTTGTCCGGCTCTGGATCTACAGTGCGAACAAGTGTGGGGTTACGGCGGAATCGCCGCCGATCAAGAATGTTTCGAGCAATTTAATTCTAAGGGATCCATCAACGGTCATTGCGGTACCGATAGCAGCGGTCATTTTGTCAAATGCGAATCTGA GAATGTTCGTTGTGGATCCCTTCAGTGCCAACAAGGAAGCAAACAACCGATAATCGATGGAATGAAGGATTTACATACTAGAACTATAATTTCTATCAAGAATCAAGAATATGAATGCAA AGCCACGAATGGAAGAGTAGAAGGATCCGATATACCTGGGATGGGATTGGTTCGTGATGGCACATCCTGTGGTGATAACTTG ATTTGTGTGAATCAAACTTGTACGAGTTTGTTTCCACACATCGATCAAGAAAAATGTCCCAGTAATCATGATGACAAAGAATGTTCGGGAAATGgc GTATGTACAAACGTTAACAAATGTTATTGCTTTCCTGGTTGGAGTGGACCGGATTGTTCCATAGAGCAACCTATCCCAACGATAGCACCAACGACATCAACAACAACTGAAGCGCAGAAATCTAATTCTACTTCAATtcaggaaaagaaagagaccCCCTATG AGAACTACCACGGCTCTAACACTGTATTTTTAGTTGGTATGCTCATGTCGGTGGTAGGGGGTGTTTTCGTAGTATTTGCTCTGATGGCTCTCTGCTACAGGTCAGTCGTAGTACATAAAAACTTCTCCCTCTGTCTCAG AAGGAAGAGCACCGTCCAGAAGTATGACCCGCCATACTCAAAGAAGCCGCAACAGAAGAGCTACAGTGGTGTTTCCGGTAACCATCATGCGGAAACTGCGGCATTGGACACGGTCAACAAGATCCTCACTTTCGGCAGTATGCCTCAGTACAG CCGCGGCGAGACCCAGCGCGTGCTGTTTCGACACCCGAATAACGTCATCGCCGCCGACGGGCCAAGAGTCAA GGAGCATAAACCGCAGCCGAAGAGGCTCGGCGTGGAGGAAGAAGATGGAG GACTAGGCGGAAGCACGATCGAGCATGTGGAAAGAACCTTGAATCAGTTGAATGGCTATCACGAAGACATACTTGAGGTGCTGAAGAACGCAGCGAGTCGTCGCGAACTCGTCGGTACTCCGTCGGGCAGTAGTAATCTCCTCGACGAGGATGCGCTACGCAAGTCGCTGGCCGAGTGCGGTTATCCTGACATGTACCGCAAGGACACTGATGGCCAGGACAATGGCATCGACAACGGacaggaggaagaggaagacgACGTGGAGCTGCAGCCGCCGTGCGGCACCATTCGTATACGCAACCTCGAGGACCTTATTCGTCAACTCGAGCATTCGTCAATTCGAGCAAGCGCGAG ACCCTATTTAACCGGCCAGATGAGTCCGAGCGGGTCCGAAGAGATTCGAACATCTGAGACTGAACCGGATCGACACTACAGAATCGATTCATCTGTTTGTAGCGAATCATCACAAGG AAGCAGAAGATGTAGCCGCGGCCGCGACGAGGACGCTAGTAGATTCGTCTACGGTAGATACCGTCAGCCGACGTCCCGAAGTCCTTATGGCAATCATCAACACACCCATCAACATTCCCATCAAATGCACCCCGAGGACGAGGGTATCTATGAAACTGCCGATCCTGACAGAGGCTCAAATACTAGGGGTGAAACACCCGATTGTGAAAG TGATGCATTTATTCAAGCTCAACAACAAGTAGCCCGGTGGACTAGTGAGgatggaggaggaggaggaggagtaCAGCACCGGCCGCCGCAGcagccaccaccgccgcctgCGATGCCGGTGCAGCAACAggcgcagcagcagcagcaacagcagcagctgCAACAGCAACACCAACTGCCGGTGGAACAACTGCCAATCAAGCAGCGCGGCTATTATCCATCCCCCCCACAAACCGAAAACAACCTCGACGCCGGCAGCAACGCCGAAGTCGAATCTGCTCAATCCCAACAACAGCAAACGCTAAGCGAAGTTCGTGGAATCGATGTTAATCACATGCCTAATATTAACAAACGCCCACTAGACGATAACTTTAGTCTAGATTGTAACATAATGAATAATGATTCCCctaaagaattaattaccAATAATACTAGTGATAACGAAAATACTGCCCTACTGCCCCCCCATTTTCCTGAGTACAAgcattga